The genomic interval TTTTCCCTAAGTTCAAGTACATTTGCAACATTTACAGTAGATAACTTAATTGCATCTTCAAACTTGACACCATTTTGAACTGCTATTTTGATTGTGTGAATCAACGCGCCAACACTTCCCACATCAAGACCAACGAGATTTCCATTTTTATCAAACTTTGGCAGGCTGCCTTGTCCATCTGAGGAAATGGTAACGTTATCAAACAAGCTATTCTCATACGCCATCAAGATACCATCAATCGTGTTAAATTCACTTGTATTAATATCCTCTGAAGGTTGAAGAGCTGTTAAATCTATGTATCCATCCATTTTCACAAATTCGAGCCCTTTTTCAAATAACTTCTTATTTCTCGACATGTGAGTTGGATAAAGATGCTTTATAGGAATTTCTGTGTATTTTATTATATCAAATAACCAATCTATTCCTCTCACTCCACTTCCTATATGAAAGTTAACAATTCCAGGCTTTCCGGAAATCATTCCACCAACACGAGCGTCCGAAACTACTCTTAGGATCTCTTCATATGTAGGCTGAGAGGATCTGTGATCCGATATAGCTATTTCACCAACACCAATCACTTTATCTATAAGTATCAGATCCTTTTGAACACTTCCAGTGAAAGTGATTGGTGGGATTCTGTAGGAACCAGTGTAAATGTATGTGCTAAGTCCTTCCTTTTCAAGAGCTTTAGATTTTGCATACAGGTTTTCAAGACTTCTTGTGACGCTATCCGTTCCAAGACATCCTACAACAGTAGTTACACCGTTCATAATGCAATCTTTGATCCTTAACTCGGGTGTTCTTGTTGAAAAACCGCCCTCTCCTCCACCACCTGTAATGTGAACATGCGGATCGATTAAACCTGGTATAGCTATTAATCCTGATGCATTATACACCTCAACATCAGGCATTAAAATATTCATTTCTCTCTCAATTCGAACAATTTTGCTTCCAGCAATCAATATATCAACACTTCCCAAATACTTAGGCGAGTAAACGTATGCGTTTTTTATAAGTTTTATCATACATCCTCTCCTTAATAAATAGAACTATCAGACGGCTGTGTGCCGTCTGATAAATTTGAAATAATCAAATTACACCTAATTTTTTTCCAATTTTTTCGAATTTTTCAAGTGCATAATCCAGGTCTTGTTTACTGTGTACAGCACTTATCATTACCCTGATTCTCGCTTTGCCTTTTGGAACCGTTGGATAACCAATTGATTGAGCAAACACACCTTCTTCAAATAATTCCTTACTGAATTGACTTGAAACCTTCGCATCGTAGAGCATAACAGGAGTAATTGGTGTCTGACTAACACCTATATCAAATCCAAGTTTTTTCATCTCCTCTTTAAAGTATTTTGCGTTATCCCACAATTTCTTAACACGTTCATCACTCTCTTGCAATATCTTAACTGCTTCAAGACAAGCTGCAACATCTGCAGGTGTTAATCCCGTACTAAAAAGGAAAGGTCTTGCTTTCTGTTTTAAGTATTTAACAATAGTTTCCTTACCAGCAATGTATCCACCAAGGACCCCAAATGCCTTTGAAAGCGTACCAATTTCCATGTCAACCTTTCCATGCAAACCAAAATGATCAACAATACCCCTACCACCTTTGCCAAGCACACCTTCACCATGTGCATCATCAACCATTACAGCCGCTTCATATTTATCAGCTAATTCTACAATCTCTGGTAAGGGAGCGATATCTCCATCCATACTGAAGACACCATCTGTTACTATCAATATTCTCCTAGCTTTTTGAATATCCCTTGCTTCTTTTAATCGCGACTCAAGATCGTTCATGTCGTTATGCCTGTAAACATATCTCTTTGCCTTTGATAACCTTACGCCATCGATAATACTTGCGTGATTCAGTTCATCAGATATAATTGCATCATTTTCGTCACCGAATATGGTAGGTATTGCGGCTTGATTTGCTACGAAACCTGATTGTAAGAATATCGTAGCATCAGCGCCTTTAAATTCAGCCAATGCCTTTTCAAGTTCCTCGTGGAGTTTCATCGTACCAGCTATGGTTCTTACCGCACCGGGACCAACTCCCCACTGATCTATAGCCCTTTTTGCAGCATTTTTCAATCTCTCGTCATTTGCAAAACCAAGGTAGTTGTTTGAACACAAATTCAAGACTTTCTTTCCATTTATGACTATCCATGAACCTTGCGGCGACTCGAGCGTGCGTATATTTATATATAATCCTTCGTTTTTCAAGCTTTCCATTTCATCTTCAAGTATTTTGTAATTAAGCATCCATGGAACCCCCTTTCAAAACTATCTTAATCTAAATTTAAGACAACTTTACCACATTTCTTATTTATCATCAGTTCAAAACCTTTTTCCCACTCATCGAAAGGTAAAACATGAGTAACGACCTTTGAGAGATCCACCTTTTTTGTTCTCAACAATTCATCGGCAGTTCTCCATGTTTCAAACATTCTTCTTCCGGTTATACCGTACACAGTTAAACCTCTCATTGTAATCAAAGAATCGAAGTTTACATCTATTTTGCCACCAAATATACCCAGTATCGAAACTTCTCCACCCATTGTGACACACCTTAATCCATCTTCAAAAGCTTTTCTGTTTCCACTCATTTCAAGCAAAACATCAACACCGTCGTCTAACATTTTGTACACTTCTTTTACCAAGTCTTTTTCAGCTGGATTTATAACAACATCAGCGCCATTTTCTATTGCCATATTAATTCTCATTCGATCAACTTCTGAGACTATAACTGTACTTGCGCCAGCTACCTTTGCTATTTGCACAGCCATTAACCCAATTGGGCCGGCACCGGTGATCAACACATTCTTACCAAGTAAATTAGTTACAGCTGCCGTGTGTATTGCATTACCAAACGGTTCCATAACCGAGGCAAAATCAAGAGGAATTTCGGACGAAAATTTCCATAACACACTCTCAGGTATAACTGCGTATTGCGCAAAAATACCGTTTGTATCTACCCCCAGGATCTTTAAATCTTTACATATATGCATTCTTCCAGTCCGACATTGATAACAACTTTCACATGGTATATGAGTTTCCGCAGCGACAAGATCACCAATCTTGACCCTTGTAACAGCGCTTCCGATAGCAATAACCTCACCCGCCATTTCATGCCCAACGATCAGAGGAGGATTTATTCTCGATTGTGACCATTCATCCCACTTATATATATGTACATCCGTTCCACATATTGATGCCCTGCGAACTTTTACTAACACATCCCTTGGACCGAGTTCTGATGGCGCTTGTACATCTTTCATTACAAGCCCTGGTCCTTGTTTTTCTTTCATTATCGCTTTCATAACTGTCGTCCCCAATTTAATCGCCTCCCCAAATTTACAATATTTTTCAAGCTTATCTACTAAATAAGGACTTACTTTCAATCCTCTACCGCAATTTAAATTATACTACCTAACTTAAAACCTATGAATTACGGTAAGACAAAAATCAGTAAAGCATATAAAAGGAAAAGGAAACTCTAAGGTTTATAGTCACATAATTTGTTATATTTTGATCTTTTCAATACTTTTTGAGCATATAGCACTCTCAACGGAAAAGGCAAAAATTTCAGTGATTATTTATTCATGACGACCTAACATTTCTTCTTCTTTCTCTTGGACAAATTGATTCATGTACAGCCTATAATATTTTCCTCTTAATTTCATCAGTTGTTCATGCGTACCTTCCTCGACAATATTACCAGCCTCAATTACAATTATCTTATCAGCTCCTCGAATAGTTGATAGCCTATGTGCAATTACAAAACTTGTTCGACCATG from Fervidobacterium sp. carries:
- the iadA gene encoding beta-aspartyl-peptidase, with protein sequence MIKLIKNAYVYSPKYLGSVDILIAGSKIVRIEREMNILMPDVEVYNASGLIAIPGLIDPHVHITGGGGEGGFSTRTPELRIKDCIMNGVTTVVGCLGTDSVTRSLENLYAKSKALEKEGLSTYIYTGSYRIPPITFTGSVQKDLILIDKVIGVGEIAISDHRSSQPTYEEILRVVSDARVGGMISGKPGIVNFHIGSGVRGIDWLFDIIKYTEIPIKHLYPTHMSRNKKLFEKGLEFVKMDGYIDLTALQPSEDINTSEFNTIDGILMAYENSLFDNVTISSDGQGSLPKFDKNGNLVGLDVGSVGALIHTIKIAVQNGVKFEDAIKLSTVNVANVLELREKGRISPGCDADIVFLKDWDVVSVISRGEFLMKEGQLKSLWFE
- a CDS encoding glycine C-acetyltransferase, yielding MLNYKILEDEMESLKNEGLYINIRTLESPQGSWIVINGKKVLNLCSNNYLGFANDERLKNAAKRAIDQWGVGPGAVRTIAGTMKLHEELEKALAEFKGADATIFLQSGFVANQAAIPTIFGDENDAIISDELNHASIIDGVRLSKAKRYVYRHNDMNDLESRLKEARDIQKARRILIVTDGVFSMDGDIAPLPEIVELADKYEAAVMVDDAHGEGVLGKGGRGIVDHFGLHGKVDMEIGTLSKAFGVLGGYIAGKETIVKYLKQKARPFLFSTGLTPADVAACLEAVKILQESDERVKKLWDNAKYFKEEMKKLGFDIGVSQTPITPVMLYDAKVSSQFSKELFEEGVFAQSIGYPTVPKGKARIRVMISAVHSKQDLDYALEKFEKIGKKLGVI
- the tdh gene encoding L-threonine 3-dehydrogenase gives rise to the protein MGTTVMKAIMKEKQGPGLVMKDVQAPSELGPRDVLVKVRRASICGTDVHIYKWDEWSQSRINPPLIVGHEMAGEVIAIGSAVTRVKIGDLVAAETHIPCESCYQCRTGRMHICKDLKILGVDTNGIFAQYAVIPESVLWKFSSEIPLDFASVMEPFGNAIHTAAVTNLLGKNVLITGAGPIGLMAVQIAKVAGASTVIVSEVDRMRINMAIENGADVVINPAEKDLVKEVYKMLDDGVDVLLEMSGNRKAFEDGLRCVTMGGEVSILGIFGGKIDVNFDSLITMRGLTVYGITGRRMFETWRTADELLRTKKVDLSKVVTHVLPFDEWEKGFELMINKKCGKVVLNLD